Proteins encoded by one window of Arabidopsis thaliana chromosome 2, partial sequence:
- a CDS encoding ARM repeat superfamily protein (ARM repeat superfamily protein; FUNCTIONS IN: binding; INVOLVED IN: biological_process unknown; LOCATED IN: cellular_component unknown; EXPRESSED IN: 20 plant structures; EXPRESSED DURING: 13 growth stages; CONTAINS InterPro DOMAIN/s: Armadillo-type fold (InterPro:IPR016024), Domain of unknown function, NUC173 (InterPro:IPR012978); BEST Arabidopsis thaliana protein match is: ARM repeat superfamily protein (TAIR:AT4G23540.1); Has 35333 Blast hits to 34131 proteins in 2444 species: Archae - 798; Bacteria - 22429; Metazoa - 974; Fungi - 991; Plants - 531; Viruses - 0; Other Eukaryotes - 9610 (source: NCBI BLink).) has protein sequence MELLCDDIGTSMCLTPSEPDLPVSEDFGEYMRSRLSQSKRPDHEHLCAVIEELSKTLAEDNHRRTPVAYFACTCRSLDSLFSAHAEPPVDVVQPHIVILSLVFPKVSAGVLKRDGLALRLVLNVLRLKSATPECLISGLKCLVHLLTTVESIMVNEGSDSYNILLNFVTHSDGKVRKLASSCLRDVLQKSHGTKAWQSVSGAITEMFQNYLDLAHKSEVGSTEGARGAKQVLYILSTLKECLALMSKKHIATLIEGFKVLMILRDPYITRPVIDSLNAVCLNPTSEVPVEALLEVLSLAAGLFSGHETSADAMTFTARLLKVGMTRSFTLNRDLCVVKLPSVFNGLNDIIASEHEEAIFAATDALKSLIFSCIDESLIREGVNEIRNSNLNVRKPSPTVIEKLCATVESLLDYKYHAVWDMAFQVVSAMFDKLGEHSAYFMRNTLQGLSDMQDLPDEGFPYRKQLHECVGSALGAMGPETFLSIVRLNLEANDLSEVKVWLFPILKQYTVGGRLSFFTEAIFSMVETMSHKAQKLKLQGLPVASRSVDSLVYSLWALLPSFCNYPVDTVESFADLGRILCGVLQTQAETHGIICASLNILIQQNKEVVEGKEVPTNDASPAMQRATARYDSQHAAANLKVLRLCAPKLLDVLSRIFHECSKDDGGSLQSAIGNLASIAEKKTVSKLLFKTLQELLEATKTAIAQDESPVSGMDVDNTADKNSSSNLRARLFDLLVSLLPGLDGQEVDTIFSSLKPAMQDSKGLIQKKAYKVLSVILKSSDGFVSKNLEELLVLMHNICHVSAKRHKLDCLYFLLAHASRTDDLKERKDIVSSFLPEVILALKEVNKKTRNRAYDVLVQIGHAYADEENGGDNEKLHGYFDMVVGCLAGEKPQMISAAVKGVARLTYEFSDLISSAYNLLPSTFLLLQRKNKEITKANLGLLKVLVAKSPVEGLHANLKSMVEGLLKWPEGTKNLFKAKVRLLLEMLIKKCGTEAVKSVMPEEHMKLLTNIRKIKERKEKKYAAGSDISKSQHSKDTSSKVSRWNDTKIFSDVYADSEDSDGDDMDAESHGRSKASSLLKSKASALRSKKSRNQSHLEVDESDDEPLDLMDQHKTRLALRSSELRKRKADSDEEAEFDVEGRLVIREGERSKRKELSDADSDAKSSKGSRFSGNSSKKNQKRMKTSESGYAYTGKEYASKKASGDLKKKDKLEPYAYWPLDRKMMSRRPEQRAVAVRGMSSVVKMAKKMEGKSAAEALATTKFKKFKRSGQKKSAGKKKNK, from the exons ATGGAATTATTATGTGATGACATTGGAACCAGCATGTGCCTTACACCCTCAGAACCGGACCTGCCTGTTTCTGAAGATTTTGGGGAGTATATGCGCTCTCGCTTATCGCAGTCCAAAAGACCAGACCATGAACATCTATGCGCTGTCATCGAGGAGTTATCAAAAACTCTGGCTGAAGATAATCATCGTCGGACACCTGTTGCTTACTTTGCCTGCACATGCAGGTCGCTAGACAGCCTCTTTTCAGCACATGCTGAACCACCTGTAGATGTCGTCCAGCCACATATTGTCATCCTTTCCCTTGTGTTCCCTAAAGTCTCAGCAGGAGTACTGAAGAGGGATGGGTTGGCTTTGCGTCTCGTCCTCAATGTTCTGCGTCTGAAATCAGCCACGCCTGAGTGCTTGATTTCGGgattgaagtgtttggttcaCCTTCTCACAACGGTTGAGTCCATTATGGTGAACGAAGGCTCTGATTCCTACAACATCTTACTGAATTTTGTAACTCATTCAGACGGAAAg GTAAGAAAGCTAGCAAGCTCCTGTCTCCGTGATGTCCTGCAGAAATCCCATGGAACAAAGGCCTGGCAATCAGTCAGTGGAGCTATTACAGAAATGTTCCAGAACTATTTAGACCTCGCCCATAAATCGGAAGTGGGTTCTACCGAAGGAGCCAGAGGGGCAAAGCAAGTGCTTTACATTCTTAGCACTCTAAAAGAATGCTTGGCCTTGATGTCAAAAAAGCACATTGCTACTCTGATTGAGGGATTTAAGGTGCTGATGATTCTTCGCGATCCATACATTACAAGGCCAGTGATAGACTCTTTAAATGCAGTTTGTCTCAATCCAACCTCCGAGGTTCCGGTTGAGGCGCTGCTCGAAGTGTTATCTCTTGCGGCTGGACTGTTCTCGGGACATGAAACATCTGCTGATGCCATGACCTTTACAGCACGTTTACTGAAAGTTGGGATGACTAGGAGTTTTACCCTAAACAGAGATCTTTGTGTGGTTAAACTTCCTAGTGTGTTCAATGGTCTGAATG ATATTATTGCATCTGAACACGAGGAGGCTATCTTTGCAGCAACTGATGCGTTGAAGAGTTTGatattttcatgtattgaCGAAAGCTTGATCAGAGAAGGTGTCAATGAAATCCGGAATTCAAACTTGAATGTAAGGAAGCCTAGTCCAACAGTCATCGAAAAGCTGTGTGCAACAGTTGAGAGCTTGCTTGATTACAAGTACCATGCAGTCTGGGATATGGCTTTTCAAGTAGTTTCAGCAATGTTTGATAAATTag GTGAACATTCTGCATATTTTATGAGGAACACCCTCCAGGGTTTATCTGATATGCAAGATTTACCTGATGAAGGATTTCCTTACCGGAAGCAG TTGCATGAGTGTGTAGGATCAGCCCTTGGTGCTATGGGACCTGAAACATTTTTAAGCATTGTGCGTTTAAACCTTGAAGCTAATGATCTGTCTGAGGTAAAAGTTTGGCTCTTCCCAATCTTGAAGCAGTACACAGTTGGAGGACGCCTAAGTTTCTTCACAGAGGCTATTTTTAGCATGGTCGAAACAATGAGCCACAAAGCTCAAAAg CTCAAGCTACAAGGTCTTCCTGTAGCATCCAGGAGTGTGGATTCTCTCGTATATTCATTATGGGCTTTGTTACCTTCATTCTGTAATTATCCCGTGGATACTGTGGAGAGTTTTGCCGATCTGGGGCGAATATTATGTGGAGTTCTTCAAACACAGGCTGAGACCCATGGAATTATATGTGCCAGTTTGAATATTCTGATTCAACAAAATAAGGAAGTTGTTGAGGGGAAAGAAGTACCTACTAATGATGCTAGTCCTGCTATGCAACGAGCTACTGCTCGTTATGATTCACAGCATGCGGCAGCTAATTTAAAAGTTCTGCGGTTATGTGCTCCTAAATTATTGGATGTTTTGTCAAGGATATTTCATGAATGTAGCAAAGATGATGGCGGTTCTCTTCAG TCTGCGATAGGTAACTTAGCTTCCATAGCGGAGAAAAAGACTGTTTCAAAGCTACTTTTCAAGACTCTGCAAGAGCTTTTAGAGGCTACCAAAACTGCCATTGCACAAGATGAAAGTCCTGTTAGTGGGATGGATGTGGATAACACCGCAGACAAAAATTCTTCTTCCAACTTAAG GGCAAGGTTGTTTGATCTGTTAGTTTCACTCTTACCGGGTTTGGATGGTCAAGAAGTAGATACCATATTCAGTTCTCTGAAGCCTGCAATGCAG GATTCCAAGGGCCTAATTCAAAAGAAAGCGTACAAAGTTCTTTCGGTCATTTTGAAG AGTTCTGATGGATTTGTTTCAAAGAACCTCGAGGAGTTGCTTGTGCTGATGCACAATATATGCCATGTCTCTGCCAAACGCCATAAACTTGATTGTTTATACTTCCTGTTAGCTCATGCATCAAGGACT GATGATTTAAAGGAGAGAAAAgacattgtttcttcttttctaccCGAAGTTATACTTGCTTTAAAGGAG gtaaataaaaaaacaagaaacagagccTATGACGTGCTTGTTCAGATTGGTCATGCATACGCAGATGAGGAGAATGGTGGAGACAACGAGAAGTTGCATGGGTACTTCGATATG GTGGTTGGTTGCTTGGCTGGCGAAAAACCTCAAATGATTAGTGCTGCTGTCAAGGGTGTAGCTCGTTTGACATATGAGTTCTCCGATCTCATATCTAGTGCTTACAATTTACTTCCTTCAACATTTCTTCTCCTCcagaggaaaaataaagaaattacaaaa GCAAATTTAGGTTTGTTGAAGGTGTTGGTGGCTAAATCACCCGTTGAAGGACTACACGCAAATTTAAAGAGCATGGTTGAAGGCTTACTAAAGTGGCCAGAAGGAACAAAAAATCTGTTCAAAGCAAAG GTGAGGCTTCTGTTGGAGATGCTCATCAAGAAATGTGGCACGGAGGCTGTCAAGTCTGTGATGCCTGAGGAACATATGAAACTCCTGACAAACATCCGAAAG ATCAAGGAAcgtaaagagaaaaaatatgcAGCTGGCTCTGACATCAGTAAATCGCAGCATTCAAAAGATACTTCATCAAA GGTTAGCAGGTGGAATGATACCAAGATATTTTCTGATGTATACGCGGACAGTGAGGACAGTGACGGAGACGACATGGATGCGGAGTCTCATGGCCGCAGCAAGGCTTCCTCTTTGTTAAAATCCAAGGCATCCGCTTTGAG ATCCAAGAAAAGTCGGAACCAGAGTCATCTTGAAGTGGATGAGTCAGATGATGAACCGCTTGACTTAATGGATCAGCACAAAACAAGATTAGCTCTTCGGTCAAGTGAACTTCGCAAACGGAAAGCTGACTCGGATGAAGAAGCAGAGTTTGATGTGGAAGGGCGGCTAGTTATTCGTGAAGGAGAGAGGTCTAAAAGGAAGGAACTATCTGATGCAGATTCAGATGCCAAAAGTAGCAAAGGCAGCCGTTTCTCTGGAAACTCATCCAAGAAGAACCAAAAGCGGATGAAGACATCAGAGTCTGGATACGCTTACACAGGCAAAGAGTATGCAAGCAAAAAGGCAAGTGGCGAtcttaagaagaaagataaacttGAACCATATGCCTATTGgccactcgatcgcaagatGATGAGCCGTAGACCAGAGCAACGGGCAGTTGCAGTGAGAGGGATGTCAAGTGTGGTCAAGATGGCAAAGAAAATGGAAGGCAAGAGCGCTGCAGAAGCACTTGCCACCACCAAGTTCAAAAAATTCAAGAGGAGTGGTCAGAAGAAATCAgctgggaagaagaaaaacaagtaa